One genomic region from Gemmobacter aquarius encodes:
- a CDS encoding tyrosine-type recombinase/integrase translates to MKQAKLLNAQEFKRLAAVIDSKRHAVRNHTVVALSFYAGLRACEIAGLHVGNVYEANGTVRDSFYLQAEQTKGGEGSTVLVNKKLAAALKRYAERYPKHCGKPDAALIFSGKGGGFSAQTIVNLFAVLYEAAGITGASSHSGRRQFVTSMAEKGINPRVIQLLVRHRSLQTTMVYIDAGEAKLRKAIEMVEI, encoded by the coding sequence ATGAAACAGGCCAAGCTGTTAAACGCACAGGAGTTCAAGCGTCTTGCTGCTGTGATCGACAGCAAGCGTCACGCAGTGCGAAATCACACTGTGGTCGCGCTGAGCTTCTATGCAGGATTGAGGGCCTGCGAGATCGCGGGTCTACACGTTGGGAACGTTTATGAAGCCAACGGAACTGTGCGCGACAGCTTCTACTTGCAGGCTGAGCAGACCAAGGGCGGCGAGGGCAGCACGGTGCTGGTGAACAAGAAGCTGGCAGCTGCGCTGAAACGATACGCTGAGCGTTACCCCAAGCACTGTGGCAAGCCTGACGCGGCACTGATCTTCAGCGGCAAGGGCGGCGGCTTCTCAGCGCAGACCATCGTGAACCTGTTTGCGGTGCTGTACGAAGCTGCGGGCATCACGGGTGCCAGCAGTCATTCTGGGCGACGCCAGTTCGTTACCTCAATGGCCGAAAAGGGCATCAATCCTCGCGTGATCCAACTCCTCGTTCGCCACAGGTCACTTCAAACAACGATGGTTTACATCGACGCTGGCGAAGCGAAGCTTCGCAAAGCGATTGAAATGGTTGAGATTTAA
- a CDS encoding MarR family transcriptional regulator encodes MGAWVQSANIAQKLLTIRRWERLHMPFPSSPVSCEIIYLVSARAAEEPASVKELYLELGYSEARVSDLLRQLVEAGWIISTQCPRDKRIRRLYPSDRLVKLLATAASKI; translated from the coding sequence ATGGGGGCATGGGTGCAGTCTGCGAACATCGCACAGAAGCTGCTGACGATAAGGCGCTGGGAGCGCCTGCACATGCCATTTCCAAGCTCACCTGTTTCCTGTGAAATCATATACTTGGTTTCAGCTAGGGCCGCAGAAGAGCCAGCGTCTGTCAAAGAGCTGTACCTCGAACTAGGCTACAGTGAGGCGCGAGTGAGCGACTTGTTACGGCAGCTAGTCGAAGCTGGATGGATAATCAGCACACAGTGCCCGCGAGACAAAAGGATACGACGTTTGTACCCTTCTGATCGTCTCGTGAAACTTCTTGCAACTGCCGCTTCAAAAATCTGA
- a CDS encoding DUF3768 domain-containing protein codes for MQSAQKIRELNDTARQTFTGCRVMVTRGVAALDCVDAVIAAVRSYSTFNADNDPYGEHDFGSFAVAGERLFWKFDYYDSDMQMASLDPADDTITVRVLTIMLAEEY; via the coding sequence ATGCAGTCAGCACAAAAGATCAGAGAACTTAACGACACAGCGCGGCAGACATTTACGGGGTGTCGTGTTATGGTCACTCGTGGTGTTGCTGCGTTGGACTGTGTTGATGCGGTTATAGCGGCAGTGCGCAGCTACAGCACGTTCAACGCTGACAACGATCCATACGGCGAGCATGACTTTGGCAGCTTCGCTGTTGCTGGCGAGCGGCTGTTTTGGAAGTTCGACTATTATGACAGCGACATGCAGATGGCATCGCTTGATCCAGCAGACGACACCATAACGGTGCGTGTGCTGACGATCATGCTGGCCGAGGAATACTAA
- a CDS encoding DEAD/DEAH box helicase family protein, which translates to MQPVDPKRAVTQITQRLSLRKPQAEALRRLDDIVDLISPSKDTDVAAARAAVRQVYGDQKLSDATFDDFERDFPSICFALATGVGKTRLMGAFISYLYMIGKSRNFFVLAPNLTIYEKLLADFQPTSPKYVFRGIEAFAHNAPLIVNAENYEEGRGVRGTDLFGREGAIINIFNISKINSEVRGGNSPRIKRLQEYIGDSYFAYLSGLDDLVLLMDEAHRYRGSAGAKAIAELKPILGLEVTATPKTVGSKSQDFRNVVYRYELPDAMEDGYVKEPAVGTRANFDPKSVDAETLQRMKLEDGVSYHEHVRVALETYARQHDEKVVRPFMLVVTQDTTHARQVREFIESDGFFGGNYKGRVAEIHSKLTGEESDENAQRLLNIEKDGDTDIVIHVNKLKEGWDVSNLFTIVPLRASASDILTEQTLGRGLRLPYGKRTGVEVVDTLTVIAHERFDELISKAKEENGVTRKLKAVLIGDGGDVPAAKPVVVPAPSVIEQMLAPPPAAPAAAPQEGAVSPVAAAQAGTATQPTPGFAAPPAPAFKYSKPEELNIARTVLSVVLPQISKEVSSIKDLQDPKVIARIASAAVAAQKFDQGLFSTMTIEQATAVTEEVCKQFVQRTIAIPTLTITPKQQVSFGFKPFTLALQSWNYQPLSKELMIQVLRTETKRTISGEAGGERPERLEDYLVTKLIDFPEIDYDAHAATLYDLAGQVVAHFRAKYPDEEQLRTVLQGHAKQMAEAMFAQMKANMWRDQANYRVTVTAAFENLKPQTFDGSSQATVRDFRQAPERLSEIKRFIFGGFKKCCYQMAKFDSDTERKMAVLLEHDDTVQLWMKPGPNQFKVYDADGLPYQPDFVVETETDKLIIETKRQSEMNDVLVKRKGDAASLWAFIATEFHGKTVSDKPWSYLLVPEDAVRENATVKGLQASHTRIADTDLRARYDLANG; encoded by the coding sequence ATGCAGCCCGTTGATCCCAAGCGTGCCGTCACACAGATCACCCAACGTCTGTCCCTGCGCAAGCCACAAGCCGAGGCGCTGCGCAGGCTGGATGACATCGTTGATCTGATTTCCCCGTCCAAGGACACAGATGTTGCCGCCGCCCGTGCTGCCGTGCGCCAAGTCTACGGCGATCAAAAGCTGAGCGACGCGACCTTTGACGACTTCGAACGCGACTTCCCCAGCATCTGCTTCGCGCTCGCAACAGGGGTGGGCAAGACGCGGCTGATGGGGGCCTTCATCAGCTATCTCTACATGATCGGCAAAAGCCGGAATTTCTTTGTGCTGGCCCCGAACCTAACCATCTACGAAAAGCTGTTGGCCGACTTTCAGCCCACCAGCCCGAAATATGTGTTCCGTGGGATTGAAGCGTTTGCCCACAACGCCCCCCTGATCGTGAACGCCGAGAACTATGAGGAAGGGCGCGGTGTGCGCGGCACTGACCTCTTCGGGCGCGAAGGGGCGATCATCAACATCTTCAACATCTCGAAGATCAATTCCGAGGTGAGGGGCGGCAACTCCCCCCGCATCAAGCGGCTGCAGGAATACATCGGCGACAGCTATTTCGCCTATCTGTCGGGGCTGGATGACCTTGTGCTGCTCATGGACGAGGCGCACCGCTATCGTGGGTCTGCTGGTGCGAAGGCGATTGCCGAACTGAAGCCGATCCTGGGCCTAGAAGTCACCGCCACTCCCAAGACGGTCGGGTCAAAGAGCCAAGACTTCCGCAATGTCGTCTATCGCTACGAGCTGCCCGACGCGATGGAAGACGGCTATGTGAAAGAGCCTGCGGTCGGCACACGGGCAAACTTTGACCCAAAATCGGTCGATGCAGAAACGCTGCAGCGGATGAAGTTGGAAGACGGGGTCAGCTACCACGAGCACGTGCGGGTCGCGCTGGAAACCTATGCTCGGCAGCACGACGAGAAGGTCGTTCGGCCCTTCATGCTGGTTGTGACGCAGGACACAACCCATGCACGGCAGGTGCGGGAATTCATCGAAAGCGACGGCTTTTTTGGCGGGAACTACAAAGGCCGCGTGGCGGAAATCCACTCCAAGCTAACGGGCGAGGAAAGCGACGAGAATGCCCAACGCCTGCTGAACATCGAGAAGGATGGCGATACGGATATCGTCATCCACGTGAACAAGCTGAAAGAGGGATGGGACGTCTCAAACCTCTTTACCATCGTCCCGCTGCGAGCTTCGGCATCCGACATCCTGACCGAACAGACGCTGGGTCGCGGCTTGCGCTTGCCTTATGGCAAGCGGACGGGTGTTGAGGTCGTGGATACCCTGACGGTTATTGCCCACGAACGCTTTGACGAGCTGATCAGCAAGGCCAAGGAAGAGAACGGCGTCACCCGCAAGCTGAAGGCAGTGCTGATCGGCGATGGCGGTGACGTGCCTGCCGCAAAGCCTGTCGTCGTGCCCGCACCCTCTGTGATCGAGCAGATGCTTGCGCCGCCACCTGCAGCGCCTGCAGCAGCACCGCAGGAAGGCGCTGTTTCGCCAGTAGCAGCTGCACAAGCCGGAACAGCAACACAGCCGACCCCCGGCTTTGCAGCGCCCCCTGCGCCAGCCTTTAAATATAGCAAGCCGGAAGAGCTGAACATTGCACGGACGGTCCTGTCAGTAGTGCTGCCGCAGATCAGCAAGGAAGTGTCGTCCATCAAGGACTTGCAGGACCCCAAGGTCATCGCACGGATTGCAAGCGCTGCGGTGGCGGCGCAGAAGTTCGATCAAGGTTTGTTCTCGACCATGACCATCGAACAGGCGACAGCAGTGACCGAAGAGGTCTGCAAGCAGTTTGTGCAGCGGACCATCGCGATCCCCACGCTGACCATCACGCCCAAGCAGCAGGTGTCGTTCGGCTTTAAGCCGTTCACGCTGGCGCTTCAGTCATGGAACTACCAGCCGCTGTCCAAAGAACTGATGATCCAAGTTCTGCGGACAGAAACCAAGCGGACCATATCGGGCGAAGCAGGCGGTGAACGCCCTGAACGCTTGGAGGATTACCTCGTCACCAAGCTGATCGACTTCCCCGAAATTGACTACGATGCTCATGCGGCAACGCTCTATGACTTGGCAGGACAGGTGGTCGCACACTTCCGGGCCAAATATCCTGACGAGGAGCAGCTGCGCACAGTGCTGCAGGGCCATGCCAAGCAAATGGCCGAGGCAATGTTCGCACAGATGAAGGCCAACATGTGGCGCGACCAAGCGAATTACCGTGTCACAGTGACAGCTGCCTTCGAAAATCTGAAGCCGCAGACGTTTGACGGGTCGAGCCAAGCCACAGTGCGCGACTTCCGCCAAGCGCCGGAACGACTGAGCGAGATCAAGCGGTTTATCTTCGGTGGCTTCAAGAAATGCTGCTACCAAATGGCCAAGTTCGACTCCGACACTGAACGCAAGATGGCCGTGCTGCTAGAGCATGATGATACCGTGCAGCTGTGGATGAAGCCCGGTCCCAACCAGTTCAAGGTCTACGATGCAGACGGACTGCCGTATCAGCCTGACTTCGTTGTCGAAACGGAAACCGACAAGCTGATCATCGAAACCAAGCGGCAAAGCGAAATGAACGACGTGCTGGTCAAGCGCAAAGGTGATGCTGCAAGCCTGTGGGCATTCATCGCGACGGAATTTCACGGCAAGACGGTATCCGACAAGCCGTGGAGTTATCTGCTCGTGCCCGAAGACGCTGTGCGGGAGAACGCAACGGTCAAGGGTTTGCAGGCAAGCCATACACGGATTGCCGATACAGACCTTCGCGCCCGATACGACTTGGCGAACGGGTAG
- a CDS encoding site-specific DNA-methyltransferase: protein MAAKTKLELTWIGKDIRPRLEPRILIEEPEFSYHAKARREGDSFENLLIHGDNLLALKALETDPAVRGKVKCIFIDPPYNTGSAFEHYDDGLEHSLWLGMMRDRLEILRNLLSDDGSIWITIDDNEAHYLKIICDEVFGRGNFVSNVIWAKRTSPANDAKYFSTDHDNILVFAKSLADWKLNRLSRTEKQNTFYKNPDNDSRGPWNSVTYTGNKNRNERPNLYYAIKQPNTGEDIFPPDGLTWRYGVETHNANEADKRLYWGKDGNSRIPRMKMFLSDAGLVVPRSIWPSDEVGSTQVSMNEQKALSKNPFATPKPELLLARILEIATNPGELVLDSFAGSGTTGAVAHKMGRRWIMVELGEHAKTHIVPRMQKVIDGTDKGGVTEAAGWKGGGGYRFCRLAPSLLEKDAWGNWVIRKEYNPAMLAEAMCKHFNYAYAPSTEHYWMHGSSSETSFIYVTTSSLTFEQLRAISDEVGENRSLLICCTAYEAKGESLPNLTLRKIPGAVLDRCEWGKDDYSLKISALPMMADEEEDEAPAAKKTKAGADGDLFDDGE, encoded by the coding sequence ATGGCCGCAAAGACCAAACTCGAACTCACTTGGATCGGCAAAGACATCCGCCCCCGGCTGGAACCACGCATCCTCATCGAAGAGCCGGAGTTTTCCTATCATGCCAAGGCGCGGCGCGAGGGGGATAGCTTTGAGAACCTGCTGATCCACGGGGATAACTTGTTGGCGCTAAAGGCGTTGGAGACTGACCCTGCGGTTCGGGGCAAGGTAAAGTGCATCTTCATTGATCCTCCTTATAATACGGGCTCGGCCTTCGAGCATTATGATGACGGCTTGGAGCATTCCCTTTGGTTGGGAATGATGCGGGATCGGCTGGAAATACTGCGTAACCTGCTGTCGGATGATGGTTCGATTTGGATAACAATTGACGACAACGAAGCCCACTATCTGAAAATCATTTGTGATGAAGTTTTTGGTAGAGGTAATTTTGTTAGTAATGTGATCTGGGCGAAGAGGACTTCGCCAGCCAATGATGCAAAGTATTTCTCGACCGATCACGACAATATCCTAGTTTTTGCAAAATCGCTAGCGGACTGGAAATTGAACAGGCTGTCCCGGACAGAAAAGCAGAATACGTTTTACAAGAACCCGGACAATGACTCCCGAGGCCCGTGGAACTCTGTTACCTACACAGGCAACAAGAACAGAAATGAACGGCCAAACCTTTACTATGCGATTAAGCAACCAAACACTGGTGAAGACATTTTTCCGCCTGATGGCTTGACGTGGCGCTATGGCGTAGAAACTCATAACGCTAATGAAGCAGATAAGAGGTTATATTGGGGAAAGGACGGGAACTCTCGCATCCCACGGATGAAGATGTTCTTGTCTGATGCCGGACTTGTCGTGCCACGCAGCATTTGGCCAAGTGATGAGGTTGGCAGCACTCAAGTGTCGATGAATGAGCAGAAAGCACTCTCCAAGAACCCCTTCGCGACGCCCAAGCCTGAACTCTTGCTTGCCCGTATTCTGGAAATCGCCACCAACCCCGGCGAACTCGTTCTCGACAGCTTCGCAGGTTCCGGCACCACTGGCGCAGTGGCCCACAAGATGGGCCGCCGCTGGATCATGGTTGAACTGGGCGAACACGCAAAAACTCATATCGTGCCGCGCATGCAGAAGGTGATCGACGGCACAGACAAGGGCGGCGTGACCGAGGCTGCAGGCTGGAAGGGCGGCGGCGGCTATCGCTTCTGTCGCCTTGCGCCCTCGCTGCTGGAAAAGGACGCATGGGGCAATTGGGTGATCCGCAAGGAATACAACCCTGCCATGCTGGCCGAGGCGATGTGCAAGCATTTCAACTATGCCTATGCCCCGTCGACCGAACATTACTGGATGCACGGGTCATCGTCGGAAACCTCGTTCATCTATGTCACAACCAGCAGTCTGACCTTTGAGCAACTGCGGGCTATCTCGGACGAGGTGGGCGAAAACCGCAGTCTGCTGATCTGCTGCACGGCCTATGAAGCAAAGGGCGAAAGCCTGCCTAACCTGACCTTGCGCAAAATCCCCGGCGCTGTGCTGGATCGCTGCGAATGGGGTAAGGACGACTATTCGCTGAAGATCAGCGCCCTGCCGATGATGGCCGATGAGGAAGAGGACGAAGCGCCTGCCGCAAAGAAGACCAAGGCTGGCGCTGATGGTGATCTGTTCGATGATGGGGAGTGA
- a CDS encoding SNF2-related protein produces MEQSKGRGREQSLQQASSTSEIGFTHHHSKYFAHFLTCEGIDEADALAQSLSSARVDLNPHQVDAALFALRSPISKGVLLADEVGLGKTIEAALVLSQRWWERQRNLLLIVPASLRKQWSTELREKFTLPSIILDAKRLKEIMADGRSSPIGRGEGIIILSYEFAARIADTLRKISWDLVVFDEAHKLRNVYKSAETSRASVLKQALAGRQKLLLTATPLQNNLMELFGLITIIDETYFGSEQAFKAEFGGREELASQAMLARRLEPICKRTLRRQVQKAGLINYTNRLPKTFDFTPEKLETDLYELMSTYLQRQDTLAMGNNGRHLVTLMLRKILGSSSFAIAQTLEKMLHRLEAKQIVNATTLDDIDGFAEEADDWREAGRGDEADALDDGRDYEAEKIDPKQLQAEINELRYYRDLALSISDNAKGRALLECLPGVLAEITGKGGQRKAVIFTESVRTQAYLRDMLEGSGFRGQTVILNGSNSDKDSNAIYKAWLEKHRGTDVVSGSKTADMKAAIVDAFRNDREILIATESGAEGINLQFCSLLINYDLPWNPQRVEQRIGRCHRYGQKIDVTVINFLNRKNQAEARIHQLLEEKFKLFDGVFGSSDEVLGAIESGVDIERRILDIVQSCRTNDEINAAFDQLQSEFSVEIDEAKKDARNKLLAEMDDKVIERLLGRKEAVNSAIGDFKRALLGLVRAELPQAEFHMNHVQRFDHAGETWSTEWPEADEKGWRFFRIGDQGLADQLLRQAKDRAVGPAHLQFTYDAYEGNLSSVRPLRGQSGWMRVARLTLHTPARTYDEIVCAAITDDGTALHPEVAERMLQIPATELGGVEVAGQAGTLSAVLEERQVEIVGKAQERLGEFLNEEEERLDAWRDDAKVSYDQQIKALTKDANEKKKLARATSNLQAKLELQREAKTLQAKVDDLQHQLYTRLREIDAEREAMLDEIAEKLSLTPEMNDLFTIRWSLV; encoded by the coding sequence TTGGAACAATCCAAGGGCAGAGGGCGCGAACAATCATTGCAACAGGCTTCTAGCACCAGTGAAATCGGCTTCACGCATCATCATTCTAAGTATTTTGCGCATTTTCTGACTTGTGAAGGCATTGATGAAGCTGATGCGCTTGCGCAGTCGCTGTCGTCCGCTCGCGTTGACCTGAACCCCCACCAAGTAGATGCTGCCCTTTTTGCGCTGCGCTCGCCGATTTCTAAAGGCGTGCTGCTGGCCGATGAGGTTGGCCTTGGCAAAACAATCGAAGCGGCGCTCGTTCTCAGCCAGAGATGGTGGGAACGGCAGCGCAACCTGCTGCTGATCGTGCCTGCATCCTTGCGCAAACAGTGGTCCACGGAGTTGCGCGAGAAGTTCACGCTGCCCTCCATCATCTTGGATGCAAAACGCCTTAAGGAAATCATGGCCGACGGCCGATCCAGTCCTATCGGTCGGGGCGAAGGCATCATCATCCTGTCCTATGAATTCGCGGCCCGCATTGCGGACACACTGCGAAAAATCAGCTGGGACCTCGTGGTCTTTGACGAAGCCCACAAGCTGCGCAACGTCTACAAGTCAGCGGAAACCTCCCGTGCATCTGTGCTGAAGCAGGCACTGGCAGGCAGGCAGAAGCTGTTACTGACAGCCACACCCCTGCAGAACAACCTGATGGAGTTGTTTGGCCTCATCACCATCATTGACGAGACGTACTTCGGTTCGGAACAGGCGTTCAAAGCCGAATTCGGGGGGCGCGAAGAGCTGGCATCGCAGGCGATGCTGGCCCGCAGGTTAGAACCCATCTGCAAGCGCACGTTGCGGCGGCAGGTGCAGAAGGCGGGCTTGATCAACTATACCAACCGTCTGCCCAAGACCTTTGATTTTACGCCGGAAAAGCTTGAGACAGACCTCTACGAGCTGATGTCCACCTACCTGCAGCGGCAGGACACGCTGGCGATGGGCAACAACGGTCGCCACCTCGTCACGCTAATGCTGCGCAAAATCCTTGGCTCGTCGTCCTTTGCCATCGCGCAGACACTGGAAAAGATGCTGCACCGCCTAGAGGCCAAGCAGATCGTCAACGCGACCACGCTGGATGACATCGACGGCTTTGCCGAAGAAGCTGACGACTGGCGTGAAGCTGGCAGGGGCGACGAGGCTGATGCGCTGGATGATGGCCGCGACTATGAGGCCGAAAAGATCGACCCCAAGCAGCTGCAGGCGGAAATCAACGAGTTGCGCTACTACCGCGACTTGGCGCTCTCCATCTCGGACAATGCCAAGGGTCGTGCCCTGCTTGAGTGTTTGCCGGGGGTGCTTGCGGAAATCACGGGCAAGGGTGGACAGCGCAAGGCGGTGATCTTCACGGAGTCCGTTCGCACCCAAGCCTATCTGCGCGACATGCTTGAAGGCAGCGGCTTCCGTGGGCAGACGGTGATCCTGAACGGATCGAACTCTGACAAGGACAGCAACGCGATCTACAAGGCATGGCTAGAAAAGCATCGCGGCACCGATGTCGTGTCGGGGTCAAAGACCGCTGACATGAAGGCAGCCATTGTGGATGCCTTCCGCAATGACCGTGAAATTCTCATCGCGACAGAGTCCGGTGCTGAGGGCATCAACCTTCAGTTCTGCTCGCTGCTGATCAACTATGACCTGCCGTGGAACCCGCAGCGGGTCGAACAGCGGATTGGACGCTGCCATCGCTACGGGCAGAAGATCGACGTGACCGTCATCAACTTCCTGAACCGCAAAAACCAAGCCGAAGCCCGTATCCACCAGCTGCTCGAAGAGAAGTTCAAGCTGTTCGACGGCGTGTTTGGCTCATCCGATGAAGTGCTGGGCGCGATTGAGAGCGGGGTTGATATCGAACGCCGCATCCTCGACATCGTGCAAAGCTGCCGCACCAACGACGAAATCAATGCCGCCTTCGATCAGTTGCAGTCGGAATTCAGCGTCGAGATTGACGAGGCCAAGAAGGACGCCCGCAACAAGCTGCTGGCCGAGATGGACGATAAGGTCATTGAACGCCTGCTGGGCCGTAAGGAAGCGGTCAACTCTGCCATCGGTGACTTCAAGCGGGCGCTGCTGGGTCTCGTTCGCGCAGAACTGCCGCAGGCTGAGTTTCATATGAACCACGTGCAGCGGTTTGATCATGCTGGCGAAACTTGGTCCACCGAATGGCCCGAGGCTGACGAAAAGGGCTGGCGGTTTTTCCGCATCGGCGATCAAGGACTGGCTGACCAACTGTTGCGGCAAGCCAAAGACCGCGCTGTTGGCCCTGCCCATCTGCAGTTCACCTACGATGCTTATGAGGGCAATCTGTCTAGTGTGCGCCCGTTGCGGGGGCAGTCTGGGTGGATGCGTGTCGCCCGCCTGACGCTGCACACCCCGGCGCGAACCTATGACGAAATCGTTTGTGCGGCGATCACGGATGACGGCACCGCCCTGCATCCTGAAGTGGCCGAACGCATGCTGCAAATTCCGGCGACGGAACTTGGCGGCGTTGAAGTTGCGGGACAGGCAGGAACCCTGTCGGCGGTGCTGGAAGAGCGGCAGGTCGAGATTGTCGGCAAGGCGCAGGAACGGCTGGGCGAGTTTCTGAATGAAGAGGAAGAACGGCTCGACGCTTGGCGCGATGATGCCAAGGTGTCCTATGATCAACAGATCAAGGCGCTGACCAAGGACGCCAACGAGAAGAAAAAGCTGGCCCGTGCCACATCGAACCTGCAAGCCAAGCTAGAGTTGCAGCGCGAGGCCAAGACCCTGCAAGCCAAGGTTGATGACCTGCAACACCAGCTTTACACACGGCTGCGAGAGATTGATGCCGAACGAGAAGCCATGCTCGACGAAATCGCCGAAAAACTGTCCCTTACCCCCGAAATGAACGACCTGTTCACGATCCGCTGGAGCCTTGTCTGA
- the istB gene encoding IS21-like element helper ATPase IstB encodes MLTHPTSERLTALGLAGMARALDEQRRAGPTYEALGFEERLGLLVDREAAERDTKRLTARLKFAALRQTASVEDLDLRTPRGLDRAVMAHLIDGGWTLRHENLLITGQTGLGKSWIACALGHKACRDGRSVVYHRVPRLFEALALARGDGRHARMLKAIAKLDVLILDDWGLAILAPSERRDLLEILEDRHGRGSTIVTSQLPVEHWHEAIGDPTLADAILDRLVHNAHRLQLSGESMRRKVTKPLDLGHQA; translated from the coding sequence ATGTTGACCCACCCCACTTCCGAGCGCCTCACCGCGCTCGGCCTGGCCGGAATGGCACGCGCGCTGGATGAGCAGCGCCGTGCCGGCCCCACCTATGAAGCACTCGGCTTCGAGGAGCGTCTCGGCCTTCTGGTCGATCGCGAGGCCGCCGAGCGCGACACCAAACGCCTGACCGCCCGCCTGAAGTTCGCGGCCCTCCGGCAGACCGCCAGCGTCGAGGATCTCGACCTGCGCACACCGCGTGGCCTCGACCGCGCCGTCATGGCGCATCTGATCGACGGGGGGTGGACCCTTCGGCATGAGAACCTGCTGATCACCGGCCAGACCGGCCTCGGCAAAAGTTGGATCGCCTGTGCCCTCGGTCACAAAGCCTGCCGTGACGGACGCAGCGTCGTCTACCACCGCGTCCCGCGCCTCTTCGAGGCCCTCGCCCTGGCCAGAGGAGACGGGCGTCACGCCCGCATGCTCAAAGCCATCGCCAAACTGGACGTGCTGATCCTCGATGACTGGGGTCTGGCCATCCTCGCCCCATCGGAGCGACGCGATCTGCTGGAAATCCTCGAAGATCGCCACGGCCGTGGTTCTACCATCGTCACGAGCCAACTCCCGGTTGAGCACTGGCATGAAGCCATTGGAGATCCCACCCTGGCTGACGCCATCCTGGACCGCCTCGTCCACAACGCTCATCGCCTTCAGCTCTCAGGCGAAAGCATGCGCCGAAAAGTCACGAAACCCCTTGACCTCGGCCATCAGGCCTGA